Proteins encoded together in one Ferroglobus placidus DSM 10642 window:
- a CDS encoding fluoride efflux transporter FluC yields MDFSGLQNGISYFPVGTLAVNVLGSFFLSLTMYLSEYHGLFGEETRIFLTIGFLGSFTTMSTFSYETFKLLENKEINLFIINITATLALTLLGVYLGKMVALWRR; encoded by the coding sequence GTGGATTTTTCGGGGCTTCAAAATGGAATATCGTACTTTCCAGTTGGAACACTTGCCGTTAATGTTCTTGGAAGTTTTTTCCTCAGCCTAACCATGTATTTGTCGGAATACCATGGGTTATTCGGAGAAGAAACGAGAATATTCCTTACAATCGGATTCCTCGGTTCATTCACGACGATGTCCACATTCTCTTATGAGACGTTCAAGCTGCTCGAAAATAAAGAAATAAATTTATTTATCATTAACATAACAGCGACTTTAGCACTTACGTTGCTTGGAGTTTATTTAGGAAAAATGGTGGCTTTGTGGAGGAGATGA